TTGGTGTTGAAGAAATAGAACATGCTTCTGTTTTATCTGCATCTACTTATTTTGAATGGTAAATTAAAATATAAATAATATCAAAAAAAGGGAGTTGATTTTCAACTTCCTTTTTTTTTAATAAAAATTTAATATAAGAGAATAAAATATGAAAATAAATAATGATTTTTTTATGAATCTAGCTATTAATGAAGCTTGGAAATATCAATTTTTAACATATCCAAATCCAGCTGTTGGATGTGTGGTTGTTAAAGGTGATAGTGAAATATTAGCTATTGAAGCACATAAAGAAGCTGGAATGCCACATGCAGAAGTTAATGCACTTAAAGCAGCTTTTTTAAAATACCATCCTAATGATGTATTAAAAACTCTTAATGATTCTTTTAAAATACATGAGTATCTAATCAAAAACCATAAGGGTTTTTTTAATGATTGTAAAGTATATGTTACCTTGGAACCCTGCAATCATATAGGAAAAACACCATCATGTGCAAACCTAATTAAAGAGTTAAAACCAAACAAAGTAATTATTGGACATGAAGATAGTAATAATGATGCAAAAGGTGGTATAGAAACGCTTAAACTTGCAGATATAGATATAGAACTTGATTGCTTAAAGAAAGAAGCCTATGAGCTTTTATATCCTTTTTTAAAGTGGAATAGTGGGACTTTTATTTTTTACAAAATGGCTCAAACATTAAACGGTAGTGTAGATGGAGCGATTTCTGCTAATCAAGCAAAAGCATATGTACATAGTTTAAGAGATAAGATTGATTTATTACTTATTGGCGGAAACACAGTAAGAACTGATAAACCGACTTTGGATGCAAGATATATAGCAGGTCGAGCACCTAATGTAATGATTTATAGTAAAAATAAAATCTTTGATAGAAAAATACCTTTATTTCATATTCCTAATAGAGAAGTTGTTATTAGTGATGATTTATTTAAATTACTTGATCATAAATTTATTATGGTTGAGGGTACTTATACTTTATTAGATACTTTAAAAGAAAAACTAGATTATATTTTATTAATAGTTAATCCTAAAATTAGAAAAGGCAGTAATGCTTTAAATGATTTAGATATTGATTTTGAAATAGTTCATGAGAATTATATTGGTGAAGAAAAGCTGGTTTTTTTAAAGAGAAAAAGCTAGGCATAAAAAAAGGCTATATCATATTGATATAGCCTTTTTAGCAGAAGGAAAGTTAATTACTTAACTTTTTCTACATACTCACCAGTTTTTGTGTCACATTTAATAATGTCACCTTCAACTAAGTGGAAAGGAATTTGTACAACTGCACCACATTCTAAAGTAGCAGGTTTTCTACCACCTTGAGAATCACCTTTAAAGTTTGGTGGAGTTTCTACAATTTTCATTTCAACAGTAGCAGGTGGTTCAACTGTAATTGCCTCACCTTTGAAAAACATCATATCAACATTCATTCCGTCAATAATCCATTTTTCAGTATCACCTACTTGCTCATAAGTTAAACCTATTTGCTCATAAGTATTTGTATCCATAAATTGTAACATTTCACCATCGTCATATAAAAACTGCATAGTTTTTTGTTCTAAATCAGGGATTTCAAATTTATCACCTGCATGAAATGTTTTTTCAATAGTTTTAGCATTTAAAAAGTTTTTGATTTTACATCTTACGAATGCTGCACCTTTACCTGGTTTAACATGTGCGTAATCTGTAATTCTATATGGAATTCCATCCACTTCAATCTTCATACCTTTTTTTAAATCACTCATTCCTAAAGCCATAGTCTCTCCTTAAATTTGCGCATAAGAAACAGATCTTGCTGCTTCTAAGCTGTTTAATTCTTTTAATGTATTTGCACAAACTTTTTCATCAACAAGAATAACAGCTAATGCACCGTCTTTTCCTCTTGATAATCTAAAGTCAGCAATATTAATATTATTATCACCAAGAAGTCTTCCAACTTCTCCAATAACACCAGGGATGTCATTGTTTCTCATAATAATCATTTTACCCTTAGGTTCAATATCAAATACAAAATCATTAATTTCAACTATTCTTTGAACATTTTCATCAAAAACAGTACCTGAAATAGATGTAGTACCTTTTTCAGTAGTGATTTTTACAGTAACTTTATTACTATAACCACTTGTATTATTAGCCATTACATTAGAATCAATTGTGATTCCTTTTTCTTCAGCCCAGAATTTAGCATTTACATAATTTACTTCATCACCTGAAGAAACAGTTAATGCTCCAACAGTTGCAAAAGTATTTAATGAGTCTAAGTATTCTGCAATTTCACCACGTGCGCATACAGAAATAGATCTGATTGCTGATTTATCAATTTGAGCAGAAAGGAAAGCCATTTTTTGAGTTAACTCAATATATGGTTTTACAAATGAAGGAATTTTACTTTCGTCAATTGGTAAATTTAAAGCATTTGGATATGCAATTCCACGTGCTGATTCAATTGCATTCTCAGCAGCTTGAATAGCAATTTGCTTTTGTGATTCTTTTGTATTTGCACCTAAGTGTGCAGTTACTGTTACATTTGGTAAATCTAATAAAGGATGATCAATTGCAGGTTCTTTGATAAATACATCAATTCCACCCATTGCAATTTTTCCAGATTTAAGATTGTTATATAATGCATCTTCGTTATATAAACCACCTCTAGCACAGTTAATTAAAACTACACCATCTTTCATTTTAGCAATTTCTTCTTCACCAATCATGTCTAATGTTTCTTGATTTTTAGGAGTGTGAATTGTAATAATATCACAATCTAAAATATCTTGAAAATTATTTGTATAGTTAATACCTAAATCAGTCGCTTTTGTTGAAGGAATATAAGGGTCGTATGTTACTACTTCCATTTCAAATGATTTAGCTCTTAATGCAACTCTATGTCCTATGTTACCGAAACCAATAACACCTAATTTTTTACCGAATAATTCATTACCATACCAATCTTCTCTTTTCCAGATTCTATCTTGTTTAAGTTGATTGTGTGCATATGGAAATTTTCTCATACACGATAGCATATGAGCCATTGTTAATTCTACTGCTGCAATTGTATTTGCTGTTGGAACGTTCATAGCAATGATTCCTCTTTTGCTACAACCTTCCATATCAACATTATCATATCCAACACCAGCTCTAATAATAGCTTTTAGATTAACAGCTGCAGTTAAAAACTTTTCATCAACATCAGTTGATGATCTAGTAATTGCTACGTCTGCATCTTTAATTACATTTAAAAGTTCAGTTTTATCAATATCTGCTGCATATACATAATTTACGTCTTCAGTATTTTGTAAAATATTTAATCCGTCTTCATGTATATGGTCACAAACTACGATTGTGTGTTTACTCATTTTAAATTAATCCTATTATATTATTTAATTTGATCTTTTAATAAATCACCTAAAGTCATAGATGAAGTATCATTTACAGATTTTAAAACTTCTCTTTCTTGTTGTTGCTCTAATCTTTTAACTGATAATCTAACTCTATTTCTTTTAGTATCAATATTTACAACAACCGCTTCAATCTCGTCACCAGCTTTGATTTCTTCAATTACTAATGGCTCAACATCTTCATTTCTAATAAGACCATCTAAGTTATCTTCTAATTTAATGAATACACCGAAGTCTTTTGCATCTTTAACAGTTCCTTTAACGATATCACCAATTTTATGAGTTTCTTGGAATCTTTTTGCAGGAGAGTCAGCAATTTCTTTAACTGATAATGAAATATTTTCTTTTTCTCTATCAATTTTGATAATTTTAACTTCAACTTCGTCACCTTTTTTATATAAGGCTTTACATTTTGCATTAGTTTCCCATGAAGATTCTTCATTGTGTAATAAACCATCAACATCACCAATAGTAACAAATGCACCAAAGTCAGTTAATGTAGCAATTTTACCAGTGATTACATCACCAACATTATGCTCTTTTGTAAATTTAGCAAAAGGTTTTTCTTGTAGGTTCTTTAAAGATACTCTTAATCTTTTTGCATCTACATTTAATTCGATAACTTCAACGTTAACTTCTTCACCTAAAGTTAATAATTCTTTTGGGTTTTTAACGTTTTTATTCCATGAAATTTCAGAAATATGTAATAAACCTTCAATATCATTTCCTAAATCAACAAATGCACCATAAGATTCAAAGTTAGAAATTGTAACAGTAATTGTATCACCAACTTCTAATTCGTCTTTAATTTCTTCCCAAGGGTTAGAAAGTGCAGCTTTAATTGATAATGATAAATGTTGTTTTGCTTTATCATAAGATAATACAACTACAGTAACTTCGTCACCTTCATTGTAGTAATTAGCAGGATTTACAGGACCTTTGTATGAGATTTCATTGTAATTAACTAAACCGTCAATTCCATCTAAATCTACAAACATTCCGTAAGAAGTAATTTTTTTAATTGTACCATTTACTGGTTCATTTTTTTCTAAGATATCAGCAACTCTAGAATCTTTAATTGCTTTACCTTCTTCAATTAATTTCTTTCTAGAAACAATAATTGAATTTTGAGCTTCGTTTACTTTTAAAACTTTAGCTTTAACTTTTTTACCAACTGCTCCAATTGCTTTTAAGTAAGACTGAGCCATAGGCATGAAGTATTCACAACCTTCTTCGTCTTCAATAATAAATCCACCTCTTTGTTTAACAGAAATGATTTTACCTTCAATTGTTACATTTTCAACATCTTCACCATGTAATTTAACAAAAGCGTCAAATTTTTCTTTTTGAAGAACTTTTTTATGTGAAATATTAGGTCTTTCCCCTCTACTTCCCATTAACATTACAGGGATTGTATCACCCTCTTTGAATTTTACTTCACCATTAATTGTTATTTCAGATACATAAATCTGACCTTCAACTTTTTGACCTACATCAACAAGAACTCTGTCACCAGAGATTTCAACAATTACACCATCAACTACAGAGTTATTCTCAGCATTCTCAAAAGACTCGTTAAGCATTTGCTCAAAATCAAAATCTTCACCTAAATCAATATCTTCGATACCCATTTTATTCCTTCATATTTACCGTTTTTATTTAATGCACGATTATACAAAAAGAATACTTAAACTATTTAATGGCAAGCTTCTATAGTATTTACTACTTGTTGTATAATCCAATCAGGAGTCGATGCACCCGCTGTTATACCACAAAGAGTTTTATTTTTAAACCACTCTTTATCTATTTCTTTTTCATTTTCAATAAGGTAAGAATCTTGACAATTCTCTTTACAAATAGAATGAAGTTGTTTTGTATTTGAAGAGTTTTTCCCTCCAATTACAACCATAACATCAACTTCATTTGATAGCTCTCTTGCTGCATCTTGATTCTCAAAAGTAGCATCACAAATGGTATTAAAAACTCTTACTTCTTTGTTTTTTAAAATCAAAGTGTTTACAATTTCAAGATATTTTTCTTTCTTTTTTGTTGTTTGTGCTACTGTTGCAATTTTGTTATATTTGAAATTTACTTTTTCTAAATCAGATGGTTCTAATACAATATGTACATCTTCTTGGTCTTCACCATAAGATTGCACACCTTTTACTTCTGGGTGATCTGAATCTCCAAAAATAAGTATTGAGTACTCTTCTTTTGACATTTTTTTTACAATTTGTTGTGGAGTTGTTACAAAAGGGCAGGTTGCATTTATTACTTTTGCATTTTGTGCTTTTAGATTTTTTAAGTCATTTTTTGGAATACCATGTGTTCTGATTATTACAGTATCATCATCTTTAACTTCTTTTAAATCTTTATAAAGTCCTACATTAAAATCATTTTGTAATCTATTTATTTCATCTTGATTATGTATTAATGGACCCATTGTTGATGAGTTTTTATACTCTTCTGCTATTTTTATAGCTCTTTTAACGCCAAAACAAAATCCATAATTTGAAGCTAATTTTACTTTCATCTTTTCATCCTTAAAAATTGTCCCAATTTCTAAGGGACCTGTTATTTAATGACTTCTTTTAACAATGGAAATAAATTCCATTTAAAGAAGCAAACCCTAAAGAGAACAACGAGTTGTTCTTAATATAAAGAGTCTAAAATCTCTTTAAAATTTGGAAATGATGTATCAATACATTGTGTATCTTCAATTTCCATATCGCTATTCAATCCAGCTATTGCAAAACTCATTGCAATTCTGTGATCGCCACAAGATGTAATAGTAGCTTTAGTAATTCTTCCACCATTAATTTCATAACCATCTTCATGCTCAATATAATCAACACCACAAAGTTTTAAGTTACCTACTACAGCGGAAATTCTATCAGATTCTTTAACTCTTAACTCTTTAGCATTAGAAACTGTTGATTTGCCTTTTGCTAAACTCATTGCTATTGAAAGTGCTGGAAGTTCATCTATTAGCCATGAAATATTTTCATTAACATCAACTGCATTTAATTCATTATTAATTACTTCAATATCACCAATTGGTTCATAAACATTTTCTTTTTCAATAAAATTAACAGTAACACCCATTCTTTTTAAAACATGGTATGCTTCAATTCTTGTTGGGTTTAGTGTAACATTTTTAATTAATACACGAGAGTTTTTTGTAATAGCAGCTGCTAGGGCAAAAAAGAAAGCAGATGAAGGGTCCGTTGGAACTGTTATATTTAAAGGCTTTAAATTTCCTTCTAATGGATGAATATTAATAAACCCATCTTCATCTGTGTGAAGTTTTGCACTCATACCTTTTAGCATTCTTTCTGTATGGTCACGTGTTAATTCATTTTCTTTATATTTACAAACTCCACTTGCTCTTAAAGCAGCAAGAATCATTGCCGATTTTACTTGTGCTGAATCAACTGGTGAATGGTATGTAAAAGGAGTTAATTCTTTTACTCCTCGTATAAATAAAGGAGCTTTATTTCCTTCTTCTCTTCCATCTATTTGTGCACCAATAGATCTTAAAGGATTAGCAACTCTTTTCATAGGTCTATTCATTAGATATTTATCACCAACTAATGTAAAAGCTCCATCAACAGAAGCTAATAAACCACAAAAAAGTCTCATTGCTGTTCCTGAGTTTCCACAATCTAAAACATCATTTGGTTCACTTAATTTTGAAGTTGGTGTAATTTCTACACTTGAACCATCTCTTTTAATCGTGGCACCTAACTGCTCAACAATACTTAATGTATTCAATGTATCTTCTGCAGTTAAAAAGTTTTTGATATATGATGTTTCATTAGAAAAAAGTGAAAACATTGCACATCTATGAGATATTGATTTGTCACTTGCAATTGAATCTATTTCAATATTAAATGCTTTGTCTAATTTCTTTATACTAAATTTTTCCACTTTTTTGCCTTTAATTTTTAATCTTTTTTTATTGTCTTAAACCAATTGATAATTTTGCTTCTAATGCTTCTAAAATATTGTTCATTGAAGTTGTAATATCTTCTTCTTCCATTGTTTTTTCATCGTTTTGTAAAACAAATCTGATTGTTAAACTCTCATCTTCACCTAAACTTTCATCACTATATACATCAATTAAATTATATTGTTTTATATTAGTATCGTTTAAAGAATTAATTACATTTTTAATTTCTCTATATTCTAAAGTTTTCGGAGCAATAATACTTAAATCTTTTTTAGATGCTTGGAATTTAGAATATCCTACAGTTTTAACTAAATCGTTTTTAATTAAATCAAAATTGATTTCTGAAATAAATGTATCTGATAAATCATAATCTTCACACACACTTGGATGAACTTTTGAAATAAAACCTATAATTTCACCATCAACAATTACATTTGCATTTTGGTATGGATGAATGAAGTCATTTTCAATTTTAGTCATAGGTTCTAAATCGAATTTTCCAATTGTATTTAAAATCTTTTTTGCAAATGAGAATAAACTTGCATTTTCAGGTTTTCCTGCATTTGTTACATCTTCAAGTTCGCAAGCTCCTGTTTGAATAAATGAAATTCTTTTTGATTCATTTCTTTCTATATCAAAAACTGTTCCAATTTCAAAAAATGAAGTTGATTTTGCGCCAATTTTATAATTGTTTGCACAAGCTTCTAATAAATTTAAAACAATTGTTGTTCTATATGTATTTAACTCTTTTACAATTGGATTTAAAACATCTAATTCTTCTTTTACAAGAGGAAATGAATATTTTTCTAAACTTTCTCTTGAAGAGAAAACATAAGTTAATGTTTCATTAAAACCATTTTCACAAGCTTTTGCTCTTAATTTATTTTTTTTGATTAAATCACTTGTAGTATGATTAATTCTATTTACTTCATCAATTGCTAAAGGTTTTGCTTGAATGTTATCAATTCCAACAATTCTTACAATCTCTTCAGTAACATCCGCAATATTTTTAATATCATGTCTAAAGAACGGTATTTTTACACTTATAATGTCATTTAATGCATTTTTAACTTCAAACCCTAATGAGCTTAAAATTCTTTCAACTTCTAAAGCAGGAATATCCTGACCTATAATTGAATTAACTTTATCCATTGTAAAATCAAGTGTTGCTTTTTGAGAATCTTCAATAAATGATTCATTCCCTTTATAGATTTTTGCACCATTTTGTGAAAGAAAAGTTGTTAAGAAATCAATTCCATAATTAATATCAGGTTCAGATCCTCTTGATGATTTGTAGTAAATCTCACCTGTTGTTACTTTTGTTTCAAACACTTGCATACAAAGCTTTTCAGGATTTAAATACGATGCTTCAATAATTAGTGTATTATCATCTGTATTAATTTTTTTATGCTCAACACAAATAGTACTTAAAGCTTCTTTCCCATAAACACAATCAAAAGCATTTTCATCTTTATTTATCTCTAATAAACTTAAAGCATTTTCATCTTTTGCTTGATTTTTTGCGTATGCATTTAATAGTACTCCCGTACAATGTGTTGCATATGTTATTGCATTTTTAATATCATTTTCTTCTTCATATTTACCAATAATTGATGTTCTTAATTTTGACATTAAATCTAGTTTATACTTTTCTAAATCTACAGCTTTGAATATTAAAGATGAATCAATATTATTTGCTTTTACACCTAATATTTGTCCAATTCCTAAGTCACTTTCATTAAGGTTTTTTTCAAAAGCATTCATTGGTATATTATAATAAGCGCTTAACTCACGAGCAACACCGTTTATACTTAAACAATCTCCTCTATTTGCAGTTAATTCAATTTCAATAATATCATCATTTAAAAGTGGATATTCATTTAGTTCTTTACCAATTACTAATTCACCAATAGAATTATCTAATTCTAAAATTCCATCATTTAATTTTGCAAGTCCTAATTCAGTTGAAGAACAAATCATTCCAATTGATTCAACACCTCTTAGTTTTGCTTTTTTGATTTTAAAGTCAGGTGATAATTTACATCCAACTGTTGCAACTGGTACAAATTGTCCAGCGTCTACATTTTTTGCTCCACATACTATTTGAACAGTTTCCGACCCAATATCAACTTGACAAATATTTAATTTATCAGCATCTGGATGCTTGATTTTTTCTAAAACTTTTCCAACTACTACTTTTGGTGCAATTGAAACTCTTTCTAGACTATCAACTTCTAATCCAATTGAGTTAAGTGTTTTACAAATATCATCTGTTGAGATATCTTTTATATCTATAAATTCTTGTATCCAAGTTCTTGTAATAATCATCTAAACTGTCCTAATAATCTTGTATCACTTTCAAATAGAGATCTTAAATCTCCAATATTATGAATTAACATAGCAAATCTTTCAACACCTAAACCAAATGCATATCCCGATTTATTCTCATAACCAACTGCTTTAAATACGTTTTGATCTACTACACCACAACCTAAAACTTCTAGCCATCCTGTATGTGAACAAACTCTACATCCATCACCTTTACAGAAGACACATGAAATATCAACTTCAGCAGAAGGTTCTGTAAATGGGAAAAATGATGGTCTAAATCTAACATCTACATCTCCAAACATATGTTGTAAAAATTCAACTAATACATGCTTTAAATTTGCGAATGAAACTTTTCCCGCATCATCTACAACTAAAGCTTCAATTTGGTGGAACATTGGAGTATGAGTGATATCAAAATCACGTCTAAATACAGTTCCAGGTGCTATCATTCTAATTGGAGTATTTTGATCTTGTTTTAACATTGTTCTAATTTGAACAGGAGATGTATGAGTTCTTAAAAGAGTATAATCTTTATTATAAAAAGTATCTTGCATATCCCTTGCAGGGTGATATTTAGGTAGATTTAATGCTTCAAAGTTATGAAAATCATCTTCTACTAAAGGTCCTTCTTCGACTGCAAAATTAAGATTTTGGAAGTAAGTGATAATTCTATTCATTGTTTCAACAACAGGGTGTGTTGCTCCACAAGATAGTTCATTATTAAATCTTGTTACATCGATTTTTTCACTTTGTAGTTTTATATTTAAAGCTTCTTTTTCTAAAATTACTTTTCTATCTTCAATAGCTGTAGTAACTTTTACTTTTTGTTCATTTAAGTTTTGAGCAAATGCTTTTTTCTCTTCATTTGGAATACTCTTCATTTTTGCAAACTCTAAAGTTAAAATACCTTTTTTACCTAGTGTTTCAATTCTAAGATTTTCTAACTCTTCAAGTGATGCTGCATTGCTAATATTTTGAATCAATTCTGTCACTTTATCTCCTGTTTTTTATGAATAATATTGGATTGTTTTAATTATTCTATTTCTATATTCTTGCGATTATACTTAAAGATTTATTAGAGTTTGGTTATAATTATTTACGATTCAAATTCAAGGAAAAGCAATGTGTATATTTTGTAAAATTGTAAAAGGTGAAATTCCAAATCAAACTATATTAGAAGATGATAACTTTTTAGCATTTAATGATATTAATCCAGCTAAAAAGATTCATGTTTTAATTATTCCAAAAGAACATTATGATTCTTTTGACGTAGTACCACCAAAAATTATGGCAAGTATGACAGAGTTTATTCATAAAGTAGCTGCAAAACTTGAAATTAGAAAGAGTGGTTATCGATTAATTACAAATATTGGAAGTGATGGTGGACAAGAAGTTTCTCATTTACATTTTCATTTATTAGGTGGAGAAAGTGTTGGTCGTTTAGTTAGAGATTAAATTTAAGTAGTTTTAACTACTTAAATTTATGATTTAAAGAAGTTTTATTTTCCTTCTTTAAAAGATCCTAAAGCCATAATTTTTTCATATTTCTTTTGGTATCTTTGAGCAGGTGTTAATTGTTTTAATTCATTAACTGAAGTTATAAAGTATTCACCTAAAGCTCTTATTGCTTCTTCTTTTTGTCTATGTGCACCAATTAATGGTTCATTAATTACATCATCAACTAAATTTAAATCTTTTAAATTATCAGACGTAATTCTAAGAGCATTTGCTGCTGTTTCAACTTTTGAAGGGTCATTCCATAAAATGGCTGAACAACCTTCTGGTGAGATTACAGCGTAAACTGAATATCTCATCATTGCAAGTTTATCTGCAACTGAAATAGCTAAAGCACCACCTGAACCACCTTCACCAATTACAACTGAAACAGTTGGAGTTGTTAAATCAGCAAATTCATATAAGTTTCTAGCAATTGCTTCAGATTGATTTCTCTCTTCAGCCCCTAATCCTGGATATGCACCCGGAGTGTCAACTAACATAAGAATTGGTATTTGGAATTTTTCTGCCATTTTTGCAGCTCTTAACGCTTTTCTATAACCTTCAGGTTGTGGCATACCAAAGTTTCTATGTAGCTTATCCTTTGTACCTCGTCCTTTTTGTTCACCTATAACCATAACTTTTTGTTCATCAATATATCCAAGATAACAAACAATTGCTTTATCATCAACAAAATGTCTATCTCCATGTATTTCATAAGCATCTGTTAATAATCCACTTATATAATCCATTGCATAAGGACGATCTGGATGTCTTGCTAATTGAAGTTTTTGGT
This sequence is a window from Poseidonibacter parvus. Protein-coding genes within it:
- a CDS encoding histidine triad nucleotide-binding protein, which translates into the protein MCIFCKIVKGEIPNQTILEDDNFLAFNDINPAKKIHVLIIPKEHYDSFDVVPPKIMASMTEFIHKVAAKLEIRKSGYRLITNIGSDGGQEVSHLHFHLLGGESVGRLVRD
- the accA gene encoding acetyl-CoA carboxylase carboxyl transferase subunit alpha yields the protein MATYLEFEDKIKKIEEDIIVARTKADEPAVEILEKKLEKEVEKTFKNLSDYQKLQLARHPDRPYAMDYISGLLTDAYEIHGDRHFVDDKAIVCYLGYIDEQKVMVIGEQKGRGTKDKLHRNFGMPQPEGYRKALRAAKMAEKFQIPILMLVDTPGAYPGLGAEERNQSEAIARNLYEFADLTTPTVSVVIGEGGSGGALAISVADKLAMMRYSVYAVISPEGCSAILWNDPSKVETAANALRITSDNLKDLNLVDDVINEPLIGAHRQKEEAIRALGEYFITSVNELKQLTPAQRYQKKYEKIMALGSFKEGK